The sequence AAAAACATATACAAGAATTAAAATGGCATCAAAACAACTGATGTCACGTGTTATAGAGGTCAAAAAAGAAACAGGATGGGCTCTATATAATGTGTTCTTAAAGGCTGAATACAACAACAAGGATGGATGCATACATGTCCAGTTTCATCCTGATATGAAAGAGCACTACCTAAATCTAAATGAACATTTCACTAAATACTCTTTGTATGAATATTTAATGCTGCCATCTACTTACAGCCAAAGACTTTTTGAAATATTAAAATCTTGGGATGATCAACCAGACTTCATTATTTCTGTAGAAGAACTGCAAGATATTCTTTTTGTGCCAGATTCGCACAGGAAAGACTATGCTGCGTTCCGTCGCCGTGTACTTGAGAAGGCACACAAAGACATACATAAGCATACTTCACTACGCTACGAGTGGGAACCGATCAAAACAAAAAATAAAGTAACTTCAATACGATTTATATTCTCAAAAAAGAAAGTTGAAGAGAAGAAGCGTAAAGATACGAGCACAGTAAACAACAGAACAGTGCTTGCGGCCAAGAGGTGCTTTGAATCCGGCACGTGCAACCCGACCAGGTCGAAGAAGTGTGAGGTCTGCCGTAGATACTTCAAAAGTTCTGTATAGCCCCGTATCTGCTAGGATTTCTCCTTAATCTTGTCTGCCATGTGGGCCTCGAACTCACGTTGCCTTCGCTTGCCCGCCACAAGCTCGGCTTCCAACACCCCCAGCTTGTTTTCAAGCGCCAAGCGGGCCTCTCGTTCCTGGTCGATATCAGCCTTGAAAGCTGCTTCCTGCTGAGCCAATCGTTGCGTCAACATTGCGATAGCTTCTCGCTGGTCCAGGATCATCCCAGCCATGTCCATGGGCACAAGATCATTGCCTTGCCGCTGTGTTGCCGACTTACTGCGATACTGCGCCATTGCTGTAGACGTATCAACCGGGAATCGTTGGGATAGACCCGCCTTAATTTGCGTCGCGTTATCACCGCGTTTGTAAGCTTTTTCGATGAACGCAAAGACTTTTACGGCCTCTGGCGGGTACATTCTGGTACGGCCTTCACCGCTCCAAGGAACGTACTCGGCGAACCGATCTCTCCACCAACGCAATGTGGATTCAGGACGGCCTAGCTTCTTGGCGATGTTTTTCAGGGTCAGAAGTTCCATGGACCGAAGGCATACGGTTTCGGCCCATCTCTGACAAGAGGGTTGTGCCCTACGGAGTTATTTGAAAAATAGTGAACCATGACAGTGGCTTATACTAAAGAGTGCTATGGAGTCCGTACCTCTGAAAGGCCATGCTAGCTTGCTCCTCAAGGTCAGAGGAGGTGTCACATATGCAACTTGTGACGGGGATGTTCCAACAAGAACATCCTTTAAATTAAACAACTTACGAAAGGAATATTTTTGAAGAAGACGAGACGTATTTTCAGACTGCGGCCAATTCCCGCCAAGCCAGCCATGAACCCGGTTGAAGAGGGAATCTACTTTAGCAGGTTAGAAGCATCAGGCCTGTCGAACAGCGCAATAGCAAGAAAGGTTGGAAAGTCAAGGGCTTATATTATTGAGCGGTTGCACCTGCACAAGGCAAGCGACAGACTCAAATCCATGGTTTTGGATGGCTCACTGTCGATCCGCCGGGCCACGGACCTAGCCAAATTTTTGAAGCATAGGACCGCGATGTCGTAAGGCCTTGATGGACATGGCCCGGCCTGTTTGTGCAAGTCGGGCCTTTTGTGTGTTTTTTTTAGATTAAGGATTAAAGAACATACTTTATGACAGCAATGACGAGGCCACCCGTGGCCATAAGCATGGCGGCCATACGAATCGTCAAGTCATCCTTCATCTTTCCCATGTCAACCCGCATCTTTTCGATGTCGGCCCTTAGACGGGCTTCCAGCTCGCGCAAGTCCGCCTGGAAAATCGCTTCCAGGTCTCGCAAGTCATGTTTCGTCGCGAGGCTTTCAAAGCTTTCTGAAAGAGTCATGCGGCCCCCTCTTGTTGGGTGGAGTTACGAAAAAATCTTCAAAGCGACCAGGATCGCAAGGACAACGGTGAGCATCCCGCCCATACGAAGTGTGAGCCGGAGTTCCATACCTTTCAGATCTGACTTGGTGGCGAGGCTTTCATAAATCATGGTGTGCCCCCTTGTTGGGTCAGAGATTAACGCAACGCCGGTCATCGTCAAGCGATGTTGGAGCGTTGAGGATTTTTCGAGGGGGTGGTATTTTCTTTGAATCAGCCTTAAAATCCCGTATCACTCTTGCCTGTGATCGTAGCACGAGTTGCACGAAAATCTGTTTATAAACTTCTATAGTTTGCGCCTATCGGAAACCCCGCGCTATATCTCAAATAAATTCCGTGTCTCCTAATGACCATTATGTTAACTTTGAAGGCTATTGGCGCACTATATCATGATATCCCAATCATTTACCTCA comes from Desulfovibrio inopinatus DSM 10711 and encodes:
- a CDS encoding replication initiation protein, whose product is KTYTRIKMASKQLMSRVIEVKKETGWALYNVFLKAEYNNKDGCIHVQFHPDMKEHYLNLNEHFTKYSLYEYLMLPSTYSQRLFEILKSWDDQPDFIISVEELQDILFVPDSHRKDYAAFRRRVLEKAHKDIHKHTSLRYEWEPIKTKNKVTSIRFIFSKKKVEEKKRKDTSTVNNRTVLAAKRCFESGTCNPTRSKKCEVCRRYFKSSV
- a CDS encoding MerR family transcriptional regulator, with amino-acid sequence MELLTLKNIAKKLGRPESTLRWWRDRFAEYVPWSGEGRTRMYPPEAVKVFAFIEKAYKRGDNATQIKAGLSQRFPVDTSTAMAQYRSKSATQRQGNDLVPMDMAGMILDQREAIAMLTQRLAQQEAAFKADIDQEREARLALENKLGVLEAELVAGKRRQREFEAHMADKIKEKS